A portion of the Eulemur rufifrons isolate Redbay chromosome 30, OSU_ERuf_1, whole genome shotgun sequence genome contains these proteins:
- the ACOT9 gene encoding acyl-coenzyme A thioesterase 9, mitochondrial isoform X4 — MEERKLLHSFLAESQKGLLPRRMKDSYIEVLLPLGSEPELREKYLTVQNTVRFGRILEDLDSLGVLVCYMHTKIPSVKMSPLSIVTALVDRIDMCKKSLSPEQDIKFSGHVSWVGKTSMEVKMRMFQLHGDEFSPVLDATFVMVARDSENKGPAFVNPLILESPEEEELFKQGELNKGRRIAFSSVSLLKMAPSTEEKTTIHEMFLNTLDPKTISFQSRILPPNAVWMENSKLKSLEICHPQERNIFNRIFGGFLMRKAYELAWVTACSFSGSRAFVVAVDDIMFQKPVEVGSLLFLSSQVCFTQNNYIQVRVHTEVASFQDTEHVTTNVFHFTFMSEKEVPLVFPRTYGESMLYLDGQRHFNSMSIPVTLRKDCFMEP; from the exons atggaagaaagaaaattacttcATAGTTTTTTGGCTGAGTCACAGAAAGGACTGCTACCCAGGAGAATGAAGGACAGTTATATCGAAGTTCTCTTGCCTTTGGGCAGTGAGCCTGAATTACGAGAGAAGTATTTGACTGTTCAAAACACAGTAAG ATTTGGCAGGATTCTTGAGGATCTTGACAGCTTAGGAG TCCTTGTTTGCTACATGCACACCAAAATTCCTTCAGTTAAGATGTCTCCTTTATCGATAGTTACAGCCCTAGTGGACAGGATTG ATATGTGTAAGAAAAGCTTAAGCCCAGAACAGGACATTAAGTTCAGTGGCCATGTTAGCTGGGTTGGGAAGACATCCATGGAAGTGAAGATGCGGATGTTCCAG TTGCATGGTGATGAATTTAGTCCTGTTTTGGATGCAACGTTTGTAATGGTGGCTCGTGATTCTGAAAATAAAGG gccagcATTTGTAAATCCACTCATCCTTGAAAGCCCAGAGGAAGAAGAGCTCTTTAAACAAGGAGAAT TGAACAAGGGGAGAAGAATTGCCTTCAGCTCTGTGTCATTATTGAAAATGGCTCCTAGCACTGAGGAGAAGACCACTATACATGAGATGTTTCTTAACACGCTGGATCCAAA GACTATAAGTTTTCAGAGTCGAATTTTGCCCCCTAATGCAGTGTGGATGGAGAATTCAAAACTGAAGAGCTTGGAAATTTGCCACCCTCAG GAGCGGAACATTTTCAATCGGATCTTTGGTGGTTTCCTTATGAGGAAAGCATATGAACTTGCATGGGTTACTGCTTGTAGTTTCAG TGGTTCCCGAGCATTTGTGGTGGCAGTTGATGACATCATGTTTCAGAAACCTGTTGAAGTTGGCTcattgctctttctttcttcGCAG GTATGTTTTACTCAGAACAATTACATTCAAGTCAGAGTGCACACTGAGGTGGCCTCTTTTCAGGATACAGAGCATGTGACCACCAATGTCTTTCATTTCACCTTCATGTCGGAAAAAGAAGTGCCCTTGGTTTTTCCCAGAACATATGGAG AGTCCATGTTGTATTTAGATGGGCAGCGGCATTTCAACTCCATGAGCATCCCGGTGACCTTGAGAAAGGACTGCTTTATGGAACCCTAG